A DNA window from Porites lutea chromosome 6, jaPorLute2.1, whole genome shotgun sequence contains the following coding sequences:
- the LOC140942285 gene encoding adenosine receptor A3-like — protein MDSSLLVNYVFNVFLSYTATMLNIITIRALRKTSSLPKNLKTLLLSLAVSDLGVGFLVHPLYVVSLVMKLKGDPTTIAFFTQKAFHFMGIILGFASFFAVTALTADRFLTLQLHLRYQELVTYKRVVSVVMSIWAISAFFSILDQFYGEIMYFVKGTLSPVLFILSAFFYYKMFLAVRRHRNQIQDLQLQQQEQNVEETTTAAKLRKSMVGTFYVYLVFLAYYLPYMLVNIVRTVKTTSLTDTLSYYALTLVFLNSSLNPLVYCWKMRQIRPAIRDILQNILLITDKEGPWKIER, from the coding sequence ATGGACTCATCCCTCCTCGTCAATTATGTTTTCAACGTCTTTCTGTCATACACCGCCACTATGTTAAACATTATAACAATTAGAGCACTGAGAAAAACCTCATCGCTGCcaaagaatttaaaaacactATTGCTGAGTCTGGCTGTTTCTGATCTTGGTGTTGGATTTCTGGTCCACCCTTTGTATGTTGTTTCTCTTGTGATGAAGTTAAAAGGCGACCCTACgaccattgcttttttcactCAGAAAGCTTTTCATTTTATGGGTATCATCCTTGGTTTTGCATCGTTCTTTGCTGTCACGGCGCTAACTGCGGACAGATTCTTAACCCTGCAGCTTCATCTCAGATATCAGGAACTTGTGACTTACAAGCGTGTTGTTTCTGTAGTGATGTCAATTTGGGCAATAAGTGCATTTTTTTCCATACTTGATCAGTTTTACGGAGAAATAATGTACTTTGTTAAAGGTACACTTTCGCCGGTTTTGTTTATCCTTTCAGCATTCTTCTATTACAAAATGTTTTTGGCCGTGAGACGGCACAGAAATCAAATACAGGACttacaactacaacaacaagaacagaaTGTGGAAGAAACGACAACCGCCGCAAAGCTGAGAAAATCGATGGTTGGTACGTTTTACGTTTATCTTGTGTTTCTTGCCTACTATTTACCGTATATGTTGGTAAATATTGTCCGCACTGTAAAAACAACTAGCCTTACCGACACCTTAAGTTATTACGCCTTGACATTGGTCTTTCTTAATTCGTCTCTCAATCCTTTGGTTTATTGCTGGAAGATGAGACAAATTCGACCTGCCATCCGGGATATACTGCAGAATATCTTGCTAATCACGGATAAGGAAGGTCCTTGGAAGATCGAACGTTAA